A region of the Mesoterricola sediminis genome:
AGGAGGGCCCCGGTCAGGTGGTCCCTCAGGAAGAAGGGCCCGGATTCGGCGGTGCGCAGGGCCTCCACGAGGGGCGGCCAGGGATCGCGGCCCCGGCGCACGGCGAACTGGGCCTGGGTGAGGTGGAGCAGCATGCGCTGGGCCCGGGTGCGGGGGCGGCCGTCCTCCTTCATCCGGGTGTCCGCATAGGCGAGGGCCGCCTCGACTTCGGGGCCCGGGTCCTCGCCGCGCAGGAGGAGCCGCCGCGCCTGGAGGACGTGGCCCGCCAGGAAATCCTCCTGCAGGTCCGGGTCGGAGGGGTCCAGGCGGAGCCCCTGGTGGACCCAGCCGTGGATGAGGGCGAGGCCCTCGTCGGTGGGTCGCCCCTCCTCCAGGAGGAATTCGGTTTGGGCCAGGGCGGCCCGGGCGAGGGCATGGCTGTACTTGGCACCGCTGGGCCAGCTGGCGGCGCTCTGCCGGGCCAGGGCTACCGCCTGGGCGAAGGCCTCCCCGGCGCCGTCCGGATCCCCCGCCCGGTACCGTTGGCGCCCCAGGGCGCAGAACAGGTGGGACGCCCAGCCCTGCGGCGCCCGGATCGCTCCGTCGGGGATCAACGGCAGGGTCTGGACGGCCGCCGCCAGGTCCCGCTGCTCCGCGTGGCGGATCAGGGTCCGCAGGGGATCCAGGGAGCTGACCGGCACGGGCTCGTCCGCCGGAACCAGCCCCGGGGCCGCGGCGTCCAGCCCCTCAAGGAGGGCGCCCAGGCGGGCCTCGTTCACTTGCCGCTGGAAGGCCTCATCCATATCGCCGGGCCGCCGGGCCTGCTGGAAGGCCTGGGCCGCGCCGCGGTAATCCCCCAGCGCCATCCGGTACCGGCCCACGGCGTACCACCCCGCCCGCAGGAAGGGGTCCCTGGCGCCGGGCATGCGGCGCAGGAGCGCCTCCAGGCGCGCCTTCACGTGGGCCCGGGCGGGTCGCATGTCATGGGGGGGCAGGGCCTCCTCGGCGTGGAAGGCGTCGACGGCCCCCTCCATCTCCCGGAGCGTCGTCACGCTCTGATCGTGGGCGGCGAGGAGGGCGCGGCGGTCCGCCCAGTGGAGGGCCGCGGCCACGGTCGTGACGGCCAGGAGGGTGGAGGCGGCCGCGGCCAGGACGATCCGCCCATGGCGGGGCAGGCGGGACAAACCGGGCCGCCGGTTGGGTACCCAGGCCTGGACCGGCTCCCGGTGCTGGAAACGCCACAGGTCCTCGGCCAGGGCGGCGGCCGTGGGGTAGCGCCGGGCGGGGTCCCGGGCGAGGCAGGTGCGCAGGATGAGCTCCAGGTCCCGGGGCAGCCCGGTCTTCGTCCGGCGGGAGTCCCGGAGGCCCGGCGGGGGTGGGGGCACGCCGACGAGGCAATAGTAGAGGGTGCCCCCGAGGGCGTACACATCCGTGGGCGGGCCGACCTGCTCCCGGGCCCCTTCCAGCTGCTCCGGGGCCATGTAGGCGGGGGTGCCGAGAACGGTCTGGCTCTGGGTCAGGGCCGGCTCGTCCATGGACACGGCCAGGCCGAAGTCGCAGATGTAGGGGATCCATCGCCCGTCCGCATGGCGTTCCAGGAGGATGTTGGAGGGCTTCAGGTCCCGGTGGATCAGGTGGACGCGGTGGGCCGCGTGGACCGCCTCGGCCACCTGGGCGAGGATCCCCACGACCTCCGGGACGCTCAGCTGGCGAGCCACCTGTTCCAGGTTCGGGCCCCGGATGAGCTGCATGGCGATGCGCAGGTTGGCGTCCGACGACTCGATGTCGTAGATCCTGCAGATGTTGGGGTGGACGACCCGGGCCTGGATCTGGGCCTCGTGGACGAAGCGGATCATGGCCGTGGGGTCCAGGTCCCGCAGGTTCTTCAGGGCCACCGTCCGGCAGAGGACCACGTCCCAGGCCTCCAGCACTTCGCCCATCCCCCCCTTGCCGAGCAGGGGGCCCCGCACGTAGCGGCCCTCCCGGGGCAACTCAGGGCGAAGCCAGGGGGGCTGATTCGGCGTCCGGGACATTCCGTGTGGGGACCTCAGGCCGGGCAAAGGGTGTAAAGACGTGTTTACGGTCCAACTATACTGCCGATCCAGGCGTTCGAATATAAATTACTTTTGAAGTCGACTCGGAAAATGTCGACGCCCGGGTAAACAATCGCCTCAGATTTTGATGTGTTCAATGTTACGCGCCAAGTCTGATTAAAAAATGGGGAGAGTATATAAACACTGAATAAATCCTGGAGCCCCGGGTGCCCGCGGCAAAAAAAACCGGACAGCTGGGAGCTGTCCGGTTCTCCTGGAGGCCGGCGGGTGCCGGGTCCGGCCTACTTCTCGTCGGGGTCGCCGTGGGTGGGCAGGCCCTCCATCGGCTCGAGGGGGTGCTCCTCGTGCTGGTGGTGGGGGGTGATCTTGCCGTCGAGGAAGGCCCAGTTGACCGGGTAGACCTCGGGGTCCAGGAACACGAAGTAGAAGTGCCAGACGATGATGGCGAGGGTGGCCAGGATCGCCTCGTAGTAGTGGACGGTGATGGAGACGTCGACGATCCAGCGGGGCATCCAGCGGGTGAAGTACATCTTGAACCAGATGAGTCCGCCCGTGGCGCCCATCAGGATCGTGCCCCACACCACGGCCCAGTACTCCATCTTCTCGGGGTAGCCGAAGCGCTTGAACTGGGGCTTGGGGGAGCCGGGCACGAGGAGGTACTTGAACTGGGCCAGGATGTCCGTGGCGTCCTTCAGTTCGGGGAGCATGTCCTTCACGAACTTCCGGCCGTCGCGGGTGAAGATGTAGAACAGGTGGATGAAGCCGCCGGTGATCATCACCACGGCCGCGACGCGGTGGCCGATGCGGCGGACCACCTCGCTGGAGCCCATGCACCAGCCCAGCCAGCTGTTGGGGTACTTCAGGGCGAAGCCGCTGACCACGAGGAAGATGAAGCTGGAGGCCAGCATCAGGTGCTGGATGCGGGCCGCGACGTTCATGCGGACGACAGTGCGGTTGGGATCGCGCAGGGAGGCCATGGCCTTCCGGCGGAGGAGCAGGAAGTTGTGGACGGCCATGAAGCCGATCGTCCCGAAGATGATCGACATGTAGATGGCCCGGACCCAGTGGTCCACCTTGGAGCTGAGGTCGGCGACGGCCTTCTTGTCCTGGTGGATCTTGCCGAAGCTGAACTTCTCGTTGGCGTTGGGGTGGCACTTGCCGCAGGTGGCGACGAGGTTGGCCTTGTTGATGGTGGAGCGCTCGTCGGAGGCGGGCAGCACCAGGTGGTAGCCGTGGCAGCTGGCGCAGTTGGCCGCGTTGGGGGAGCCCATCTTGGCGGCCATGCCGTGGTAGCTCTCGAAGAAGGTGGTGACGCGGTCGTCAGGCAGGTCGAACTTGGCGTTCATGCGGGAGGAGCCGTGGCACCGGCTGCACACCTGCTGGGAGACCTTGATGGGGCTGGCGCTCTTGAGGCTCTCCAGGGCGTGGTCCGAGTGGCAGTCCGTGCAGACCGGGGCCTCCAGGACGCCGGCGGCCGTGGCCTTGCCGTGCACCGAGGCCTCGATGTCCTTCACCACCTCGGGGTGGCACATGCCGCAGGTGGTGTGGAGGTTCTCGCGCCGAACCGGGGATCCGACCGCGGTGGCCTTCATGATGTCGTGGGTGCCGTGGCACTCGGCGCAGCTGGCCGCGCCGGTGTTGCCGGCCTTGCGGGCCTTGCCGTGGGCGCTGGCCTCGTAGGTCTTGGCGGGCTTTTCGTGGCAGGAGGCGCAGGCGACCGGCGAGGACTTCTTGCCCGGGTGGGTGCCCAGGTCGACGTCCGCGTGGCAGCTGGTGCAGCCGTTGCCGCCGTGGATGGAGGCTTCGAATTTGCCCTTGTCCACGAAGGGCGCCTGGGGGCCCTTGGCATGGGCGGCGGGCTTCCGGCCGTGGCAGGCGAAGCAGGCGTCATCCGGGCCAGCGGGTTGGGCGGCGAAGGCCAGGCTGGACACCATGACCAGTAAGGCGGAACGTACGATTCCCAGGTTCATCAAAGGACCTTTCCATCCGAAAATCTGAAACGCCAGTGTATGGCCTTTTGGCTGTTGCGGAAATCACTTCTCCGAAAACTTGTTGATCATGAGACCGTGGCCAGACGGAGGAACACGAATGCCGATGGTGCTCGATCCCGGGGAACAGGTGGACCTTCCATCCTATGTGCGCCGCATCGGCTACCGGGGGCCGCTCGAGGCCAACCTGGCCTGCCTGGAGGCCCTCTGCCTGGCCCATGTGGCAATCATCCCTTTCGAGAACCTGGATCCCCTCGCCGGGGTGCCCGTCGAGCTCGACCCCGCGGCCCTGGCCGCCAAGCTCGTGGACCGGCGGCGCGGGGGCTACTGCTTCGAGCAGAACCTCCTGTTCGGCGCCATCCTGGAGCGCCTGGGCTTTCCGGTGGCCCTCCGGGAGGCCCGGGTGGTCCGGGGGGCCCCCGAGGGGGTGACCCTCCCCCGGACCCACGGGGTGCTGGAGGTGGAAGCAGACGGACAGGCGTGGCTCGTGGACGTGGGCTTCGGGTCCGATGGCCTGCTGGGCCCGGTGCCCATGGCGGGCGCGCCCGTCCGCAGGTTCGATGAAACCTGGCAGCTGGAGCCGGGGGAAGGGCCCCGCCGCCTCCGCGCCGATCTGGGCGGGGGCTGGGCCGGGATCTACGACCTCCAGCCCGGGCGCGTCCTCCTCGTGGACTGGAAGATGGCCAGCCACTTCACCGCCACCTACCCGGAAAGCCGGTTCCGGCTGACCCTGACGATGCAGAGGACCGCGCCCGGGGGGCGCCGGGCCCTCCGGGGCCTCACCTGGCAGGCCCCGGGGGCGCCGCCGCGGCCGGTTGCCCTGGCCGACCTGCCGGCCCTGGCCCGGGCCGAGTTCGGCCTCGATCTGACGCCTGAACAGCTGGCCGTCATCTCTAAAATCTACAAGGATGCCGTTTAGGGAATGCTTGCCCTGGCGGGGAGGGATTCTGCTAGGATTTGGGGTCCG
Encoded here:
- a CDS encoding serine/threonine-protein kinase, translating into MRGPLLGKGGMGEVLEAWDVVLCRTVALKNLRDLDPTAMIRFVHEAQIQARVVHPNICRIYDIESSDANLRIAMQLIRGPNLEQVARQLSVPEVVGILAQVAEAVHAAHRVHLIHRDLKPSNILLERHADGRWIPYICDFGLAVSMDEPALTQSQTVLGTPAYMAPEQLEGAREQVGPPTDVYALGGTLYYCLVGVPPPPPGLRDSRRTKTGLPRDLELILRTCLARDPARRYPTAAALAEDLWRFQHREPVQAWVPNRRPGLSRLPRHGRIVLAAAASTLLAVTTVAAALHWADRRALLAAHDQSVTTLREMEGAVDAFHAEEALPPHDMRPARAHVKARLEALLRRMPGARDPFLRAGWYAVGRYRMALGDYRGAAQAFQQARRPGDMDEAFQRQVNEARLGALLEGLDAAAPGLVPADEPVPVSSLDPLRTLIRHAEQRDLAAAVQTLPLIPDGAIRAPQGWASHLFCALGRQRYRAGDPDGAGEAFAQAVALARQSAASWPSGAKYSHALARAALAQTEFLLEEGRPTDEGLALIHGWVHQGLRLDPSDPDLQEDFLAGHVLQARRLLLRGEDPGPEVEAALAYADTRMKEDGRPRTRAQRMLLHLTQAQFAVRRGRDPWPPLVEALRTAESGPFFLRDHLTGALLLKASLEAGQGRDPRPTLEDGLERLKQARNSWRDRESEARLWLARADYERAQGLDDRPSLDAAEAAAGEALRAFPAAPGPSAVKALALLRRMEREPGRRQSLLPAARVFARAALRGPQDPAIASRLGGLSGGTP
- a CDS encoding cytochrome b/b6 domain-containing protein, which produces MNLGIVRSALLVMVSSLAFAAQPAGPDDACFACHGRKPAAHAKGPQAPFVDKGKFEASIHGGNGCTSCHADVDLGTHPGKKSSPVACASCHEKPAKTYEASAHGKARKAGNTGAASCAECHGTHDIMKATAVGSPVRRENLHTTCGMCHPEVVKDIEASVHGKATAAGVLEAPVCTDCHSDHALESLKSASPIKVSQQVCSRCHGSSRMNAKFDLPDDRVTTFFESYHGMAAKMGSPNAANCASCHGYHLVLPASDERSTINKANLVATCGKCHPNANEKFSFGKIHQDKKAVADLSSKVDHWVRAIYMSIIFGTIGFMAVHNFLLLRRKAMASLRDPNRTVVRMNVAARIQHLMLASSFIFLVVSGFALKYPNSWLGWCMGSSEVVRRIGHRVAAVVMITGGFIHLFYIFTRDGRKFVKDMLPELKDATDILAQFKYLLVPGSPKPQFKRFGYPEKMEYWAVVWGTILMGATGGLIWFKMYFTRWMPRWIVDVSITVHYYEAILATLAIIVWHFYFVFLDPEVYPVNWAFLDGKITPHHQHEEHPLEPMEGLPTHGDPDEK
- a CDS encoding arylamine N-acetyltransferase family protein, producing MPMVLDPGEQVDLPSYVRRIGYRGPLEANLACLEALCLAHVAIIPFENLDPLAGVPVELDPAALAAKLVDRRRGGYCFEQNLLFGAILERLGFPVALREARVVRGAPEGVTLPRTHGVLEVEADGQAWLVDVGFGSDGLLGPVPMAGAPVRRFDETWQLEPGEGPRRLRADLGGGWAGIYDLQPGRVLLVDWKMASHFTATYPESRFRLTLTMQRTAPGGRRALRGLTWQAPGAPPRPVALADLPALARAEFGLDLTPEQLAVISKIYKDAV